Within Phycisphaerales bacterium, the genomic segment CCCCTGCAATGCGGCGGGTGGAGATGAGCGCGCCTTCGCTTGCTTCATGTCGCGCAAACTACGCTTTTGCTGCCGCGCGGACAAGCGTTACTTGGCGGCTTTGCTGCCGCGCGGACAAGCGTTACTTGGCGGCACGGTCCGGTCAGTTGCGGTATGGGCGGTGCTGGAAGTTACGTCTTCTTGCGGATCGCGCCCGGCATGGTAGTGACCAGCCCGATGAGGCGGTAAAGCAGCTTGGCGGCCAGGAACTCTGTGACCGTGCTCGGAGGCAGGGGGCGCACCTCGACGAGATCGACAGCCACAATCGTATGTTTCCGGGCGACGGCCTCGAGCAGGTCGACAACTTGGTACCACGTGAGCCCGCCAGGTTCGGGAGTGCCCGTGCCGGGGGCGTACGCGGGGTCAAAGCCGTCGATGTCGATGGTGACGTAGACCTCCGCGCTGAGCCCGGCGACCACGCGCGGGATCCAATCGGGAGAGGTGTGGCACGCGCGGGCTGTGAAGATCGGCTTGTTTTCTGCGGCAATGAAACGCGCTTCGTCGGCGGAATAATTGCGAATGCCAACACCCACGGCCGGGACGCCGAGTTCGTGAATACGTCGCATGACCGCGGCGTGGCTATGTGGCGTGCCCTGGTAACTGGCTCGCAGATCGGCGTGAGCGTCGATCTGGAGCACACTGAGGCGCTTATGGCGCGCCTGTACGGCACGGACGAGCGGGGCACTTACGCTATGCTCACCACCCAGCGCGATCAGGAACTTGCCATCGCGAATGACTCGGCGGGCGGCTTGGAAGATTCGCTCGGTCATCGCTTCGGGGCCACGTGCGTCGGGTTCGAGCGGAGCGAGAGTCGCCACGCCGTGCCGTAAGGACTCGCGCCCGAGTCGCACGTCGTAAAACTCGACCTGCTGCGAAGCGGTGATAATGGCGCGCGGTCCTTCGCGCGTGCCAACTCCGAAACTCGTGGTTGCGTCGTATGGGATGGGGAGAACGGCAAAATGGGCTGTGCGGTAGTCGGAGAGCTTCGGCTCCAGCCCCAGGAAGTTGTCGTATACGACATGTGCCATGGCACTCCCCAAAGTTAACAGGGCGAGCAGTGGTCTGCCCGCCCTCCCCAAGTCCATTTACCGAACGGCCCGTCGGAACCTATTCGAACTGGAAGATGGCCGCGGCCACGACGGTCGTCCACTTTCCGTTCTTGTCGCCTTCGGCCGTCTGGACAATGGCACGGGTAGTGACGATCTGGTCGCTCATCTTGTAGACCTCGCGACGGGCGTCGTAATCCGCCTCGACATCGAACGGGATGTCCAGGGTCGTCGCCAGCATGCTGGCTGCCATGTCTTCTACGTAGTCGGCGGTCTTCTTTTCCGTCATGCCATAGCCATGGTGCTCGGAAATATAGCCGAAGTGGCTGCCGTCGCGCGGGACCGCCAGCCCAATGCCGGCCGAGACTAGCCGGTTGGGCTCATCGGTCCGGGCCTCGGCGAGCACGCAGTAAGTGATCTGGCCGGGCAGTAGCTTGGCAACGCCTTCGCGCTTCGAAATGAGCTTGCAGTTGGGGGGGAAAATGCTCGAAACCTTCACGAGATTGCACGCCGCGATGCCCGCGTCGCGCAGCGCGGCCTCGAACGATTCCAGGTTGTTGCGGTGTTTTCCGACGCCGCGGGTGAACCAGATCTTCTTCGCTACCAATGGGTCCATCACGAACCCTCCGTTCACGCTCTGCGTGTAGCAAGGTGCCAGAGGATTGGTGCGCCGTTCCGGCCTACGAAGCCGGTCACCCAGGCCGACGCCCTTTCCGCCAAAGGGCGGAGAGTATAGCCACTGCGAGTTGATTCTCAATGGACCACCCGCGGTAATTTGTCAGCGGCTGCCGTCCGGCTGGGGACTGCTACTGGTCCTTCGCCCCCTATCGGGCGTGCGAAGTTTTTTGAGTGGTTTTTTGGAGAACCCGGCCGCGATTCGGATACTTCTGGTTGGAGTCGGCGTTGCAGGCGTGCGTTGCCTGCAACGACGCGTTGGGAGCCTCTCGAGGGCGATGCTCCGGAGGGAATCGGAGCGATCCCTCCGCGGGTCGGTGTCCACCGGGGACACCGACCTGTTTTTATGCGCACACGTCCGCATGTTCGCCTGCACTGCCCACACCGTTCTCAACTTCTAGCCGTACTTGAGTCTGCCGCCGGGTTCCCGATAATGCATCCGCCGCGGTAGCGCATTACGCCGGTAGCCCCTCTGCCGGGAGATGCGCCGACCGCAGTGCCGGAGGAGGCCGCGTGTACGCTGCCGTCAATGCCTGGACATTCCCCCATCTGACCACCGTCGAGGACAAGTTACGAGCGGCGGCCGCAGTGGGCTTCCGCGGCTTCGAACTCACGCTGGACGCCGATGGGCCACTTACGACAACGACCCCGGCGGCCGAGTTTGCCCGGCTCGCGGACTGCGCCGACGGGCTGGGATTGCAAATCACAAGTGTGGCCAGTGGCCAGTTCTGGCAGCAGCACTACGCTTCGCTCTCGGGTACCGACCGCCAGCGGGCCAGCGAACTGACTCTTCGACTGCTGGATGCGGCCGCAGCGGCGCGGGCGGAAGCGATTCTGGTGGTGCCGGCGGTGGTTGGGCAGAGCGGTGAGCCCAAGGGGCAGGTTCGATACGCGGATGCGTTTCATCGTGCGGTGGACGCGCTCCTGCATCTCCGCACGGCAGCGGAGGAACGTGGCGTGGTGATTGGTGTCGAGAACGTATGGAATCGATTCCTCCTGTCCCCGCTCGAGGCAGCGGACTTCATTGATCGCATCAATTCGCCGTACGTGGGTTTCTATTTCGACACCGGGAACGTACTGGCATTCGGTTATCCCGAGGACTGGATCGAGGTGCTCGGTGGCCGGATCATACGCGTCCACGCCAAGGACTATCACGTGGGCCGGCCCGGTTTTGCGGGTTTCTGTCCACTAGGCGAGGGACATGTCGACTGGCCAGCGGTGATTGGAGCCCTGGGGGCTGCCGGTTACGACGGTCCGCTCACTTACGAGGGGGCCGATGACCCGCCTGAAATGGCTCGGCGTTTGGCCCGGATCGTTGCTGGGCAGCGCCCCCTGGAAACCGAGGTGCCGACGTGATGGCCGACCCTGTCGCGCTGCTTGGCGGTGTCACACTTGCGGACGGAGGTTGGTCCACGCAATTACAGCGGCGTGGCGTACCGACAAACGTTCCGGCGGAAATGGCGAACATCACACATCCGGACATCGTGCGTGGACTTGTGGAAGCGTACCTTGAAGCCGGGTCGCAGATCATTCTGACTAACACCTTTTCAGCCAATCGCTTGGCATGTACGCGGCAGGAAGTGCCGTACTCGGTGACCGACCTGAATCGGCAGGGGGCCGCACTGGCGAAAGAAGTCGCCGCCGCTCGCGCGGTGGTGGCAGGTTCCATCGGACCGAGTGGCAAAATCCTGGCGGTGCGCGAGACGACCGAGGAGCAACTGGCAGAAGTGTTCGCTGAACAGGCGCAGGCCCTGGCGGCGGGCGGGGCGGACTGGATCGTGCTGGAAACCTTCTCCGAACTGGCGGAGATTCTGCTCGCCCTGCGGGTCGTCAAGGAAACCACGGGCCTACCGGTTGTTGCGAGCATGTCTTATGACGCCGGACCTCAGCGGACGCGCACCATGATGGGGGCTCGTGCGGAGGAATGTGCCGCCACCCTGGAGGAGGCGGGAGCGGATGTGATTGGTATGAACTGCGGGAGCGGGATTGAAAACGCCTTGCCAGTAGTGGTGACCCTGCGGGCGCACACCGCGCGGCCCCTTTGGGTGAAACCCAACGCGGGTATGCCGGAATTGGAAGATGGCCGTGCGGCCTGGAAGCAGACGCCGGTCGACTTCGCCGGATTCGCGCGACCCTTGATCGAGGCGGGGGCGAATGTTTTGGGCGGCTGCTGCGGGAGCGCTCCTGAGCACATCCGGGCGCTGGCGGGTCTGCTTGCCAAGCGGGGAGGGCGCTCATGAGCAGGGATCAAATGCCACGTGGGCAACTCGTCGTCATCAGTGGACCATCCGGCACGGGCAAGAGTTCGATCTGTAATGAGCTCCTGAAACGGATACCCGGCAGCCGCTGGTCGGTTTCAGTTACGACACGCCCACCCCGGCCCAACGAGATTCCGGGTGAGGCGTACCACTTCGTCAGCGTGGCGGAGTTCGAGCGTATGTTGGCCGAAGAGGCGCTCCTGGAGCATGCCAGATATCTCGACCACATGTATGGCACCCCGCGGAAGCCGGTGGAGGATGCCATCGCCGCTGGCCAGACGGTCATCATGGAGATCGACGTGCAGGGGGGGGGACAGGTTGCCCGGAAGATGCCGGATTCGATCCGGATCTTTATCCTGCCCCCCACGATGGAGACTCTGAAGGCGCGCCTGGAGGGTCGACAGACGGAAAGCGCCAGTCTGCAAGAAGCTCGGCTGGCCAAGGCGGACGGGGAAATCGCCTTCGCCCGCAACAGCGGCTACTATCCTTACTTCGTGACCAACGATATACTGGAGGATTCCGTTGCCGAGGTCCTGGCAATCCTCAGGAGCACGCAAAAAGCATGATCGAACACCTGCGAAACGATGATGTGATCCAGAAGGTCGGCGGCCGATTCAAGCTGACCGCCCTGGTGCAGAAGCGCTGGCTCGAGCTGATGCGCGGTGCGCGCCCGCTCGTCAAGAACACCGCCGGCAAAACGGAAATGGAGATCGTCATGGAGGAAATCCTCCAGGACAAGGTCGGCATCGACTACGAGGCCTCCAACATTGCCCCACCCAGCCAGCGCTGATTCACCTGGGGGAGCGCCCGGTAAGCCCGACCCGGCGCGCCCACTGGTCGGTTACGAGTTGCTGTTAGGCGTGACCGGGGGGATTGCGGCCTACAAGGTGGCGGCGTTCGTCTCCCGCGCGGTGCAGGCCGGCTGTGGTGTGACTGTCGCCATGACCCGCAATGCCCGGCGGTTCGTGGGCGCAGACACTTTTACCGCACTTAGCAATCGGCCGGTACTGACCAGTCTCTGGG encodes:
- a CDS encoding sugar phosphate isomerase/epimerase, giving the protein MYAAVNAWTFPHLTTVEDKLRAAAAVGFRGFELTLDADGPLTTTTPAAEFARLADCADGLGLQITSVASGQFWQQHYASLSGTDRQRASELTLRLLDAAAAARAEAILVVPAVVGQSGEPKGQVRYADAFHRAVDALLHLRTAAEERGVVIGVENVWNRFLLSPLEAADFIDRINSPYVGFYFDTGNVLAFGYPEDWIEVLGGRIIRVHAKDYHVGRPGFAGFCPLGEGHVDWPAVIGALGAAGYDGPLTYEGADDPPEMARRLARIVAGQRPLETEVPT
- a CDS encoding arginine decarboxylase, pyruvoyl-dependent, whose amino-acid sequence is MDPLVAKKIWFTRGVGKHRNNLESFEAALRDAGIAACNLVKVSSIFPPNCKLISKREGVAKLLPGQITYCVLAEARTDEPNRLVSAGIGLAVPRDGSHFGYISEHHGYGMTEKKTADYVEDMAASMLATTLDIPFDVEADYDARREVYKMSDQIVTTRAIVQTAEGDKNGKWTTVVAAAIFQFE
- a CDS encoding homocysteine S-methyltransferase family protein → MADPVALLGGVTLADGGWSTQLQRRGVPTNVPAEMANITHPDIVRGLVEAYLEAGSQIILTNTFSANRLACTRQEVPYSVTDLNRQGAALAKEVAAARAVVAGSIGPSGKILAVRETTEEQLAEVFAEQAQALAAGGADWIVLETFSELAEILLALRVVKETTGLPVVASMSYDAGPQRTRTMMGARAEECAATLEEAGADVIGMNCGSGIENALPVVVTLRAHTARPLWVKPNAGMPELEDGRAAWKQTPVDFAGFARPLIEAGANVLGGCCGSAPEHIRALAGLLAKRGGRS
- the speB gene encoding agmatinase; amino-acid sequence: MAHVVYDNFLGLEPKLSDYRTAHFAVLPIPYDATTSFGVGTREGPRAIITASQQVEFYDVRLGRESLRHGVATLAPLEPDARGPEAMTERIFQAARRVIRDGKFLIALGGEHSVSAPLVRAVQARHKRLSVLQIDAHADLRASYQGTPHSHAAVMRRIHELGVPAVGVGIRNYSADEARFIAAENKPIFTARACHTSPDWIPRVVAGLSAEVYVTIDIDGFDPAYAPGTGTPEPGGLTWYQVVDLLEAVARKHTIVAVDLVEVRPLPPSTVTEFLAAKLLYRLIGLVTTMPGAIRKKT
- a CDS encoding DNA-directed RNA polymerase subunit omega, giving the protein MIEHLRNDDVIQKVGGRFKLTALVQKRWLELMRGARPLVKNTAGKTEMEIVMEEILQDKVGIDYEASNIAPPSQR
- the gmk gene encoding guanylate kinase, with translation MSRDQMPRGQLVVISGPSGTGKSSICNELLKRIPGSRWSVSVTTRPPRPNEIPGEAYHFVSVAEFERMLAEEALLEHARYLDHMYGTPRKPVEDAIAAGQTVIMEIDVQGGGQVARKMPDSIRIFILPPTMETLKARLEGRQTESASLQEARLAKADGEIAFARNSGYYPYFVTNDILEDSVAEVLAILRSTQKA